A single genomic interval of bacterium harbors:
- the hisC gene encoding histidinol-phosphate transaminase encodes MLPVPRPNIEGIRPYKPGKPIEQVVRELGIKGPVIKLASNENPLGPSPRAVAALRRALPEMHYYPEDSGYELRAKLGAMFKVDLDSMLLGNGSVDLIMMACLAYLEPGDEFVMSDHSFVMARIGAAIMNAKLVEVPTLEYTHDLERMLASITARTKIVYIDNPINPLGTITTRDALNEFMTKVPEHVLVIIDEAYSEYISSRDYPKALDYYNQNKNVLILHTFSKIYGLAGLRIGYGIARPEIIGCLAKGRLPFNTSRAAQAAAVAALDDKRHVVRSRQTNEAGKEFFYRELKKLNKVFFLKSFANFVFINFAVDAQEIFEELQHRGVIARTVKEYKFPNALRVSVGTAAENKRFIKALCEIVR; translated from the coding sequence GTGCTACCAGTTCCTAGACCGAATATCGAAGGGATCCGGCCCTACAAACCGGGCAAACCGATTGAGCAGGTTGTGCGTGAGTTGGGCATCAAGGGACCGGTCATCAAACTTGCATCAAACGAGAATCCGCTGGGACCGTCACCGCGCGCCGTCGCGGCTTTGCGCCGGGCCCTGCCCGAGATGCACTACTACCCTGAGGACTCCGGCTACGAGCTGCGGGCCAAACTCGGCGCGATGTTCAAGGTCGACCTGGACTCGATGCTGCTCGGGAACGGCTCGGTGGACCTGATAATGATGGCCTGTCTGGCCTATCTGGAGCCGGGCGACGAGTTCGTCATGTCCGACCATTCGTTCGTGATGGCGCGAATCGGCGCCGCGATCATGAACGCCAAGCTGGTCGAGGTGCCGACGCTGGAATACACGCACGACCTGGAGCGGATGCTGGCCAGCATCACGGCGCGGACAAAGATAGTCTATATCGACAATCCGATAAACCCGCTCGGGACGATCACCACCAGAGACGCGCTGAACGAGTTCATGACCAAGGTGCCGGAGCACGTGCTGGTCATCATCGACGAGGCATATTCCGAGTACATTTCCAGCCGGGACTACCCCAAGGCACTCGACTACTACAACCAGAACAAGAACGTGCTGATCCTGCACACATTCTCGAAGATCTATGGCCTGGCCGGCCTGCGTATCGGCTACGGCATTGCGCGTCCGGAGATCATCGGCTGCCTGGCCAAGGGCAGGCTTCCTTTCAACACCAGCCGCGCCGCCCAGGCTGCAGCCGTGGCCGCGCTCGACGACAAGCGCCACGTCGTGCGCAGCCGGCAGACGAACGAGGCAGGCAAGGAGTTCTTCTACCGGGAACTGAAGAAGCTGAACAAGGTCTTTTTCCTGAAGAGCTTTGCCAACTTCGTGTTCATCAACTTCGCGGTTGACGCCCAGGAGATATTCGAGGAACTGCAGCACCGGGGCGTAATCGCCCGGACGGTGAAAGAGTACAAGTTCCCGAACGCTCTGCGCGTCTCAGTCGGCACGGCCGCCGAGAACAAGCGGTTCATCAAGGCGCTGTGTGAAATCGTCCGGTAG
- a CDS encoding lysylphosphatidylglycerol synthase transmembrane domain-containing protein produces MSPRIRGFISTLGRVLLSLVLLGLLAWLFRNKLGASWRLIRTAQVAALALAAFWYVTFIFVSSWRWQVLLNARDLRFGVLYLARVFTISLFFCKLLPTSIGGDVMRIAYTAPKDRAAEAFSATLLDRLIGFTSLMFLAVVVAIGLFATSAQSRALELTVLGVPFRGPGILVLLCAGLALLMLVTLTFFSDRGHRLANRLFGRIRLLRLGERLDRAYDAVKQYRHHRSALAFSFIAGIGVQAALALAWSSVARAIGGTVPLVYYFVFIPLLNIVVNIPTIGGLGVREWAFVLFFTPTWLTGHLAQEPALATALLFLALDLVFALAGGVLFAVTGRKAVKGAPA; encoded by the coding sequence TTGAGCCCAAGAATAAGGGGATTCATCTCAACCCTGGGGCGGGTGCTGCTCTCGCTCGTGCTGCTCGGGCTATTGGCATGGCTCTTTCGGAACAAGCTGGGCGCATCCTGGCGCCTGATTCGCACCGCGCAGGTCGCGGCGCTCGCGCTGGCCGCGTTCTGGTACGTGACGTTCATCTTCGTGTCCTCGTGGCGCTGGCAGGTGTTGCTGAACGCGCGGGATCTGCGGTTCGGGGTGCTCTACCTGGCTCGGGTTTTCACGATTTCGCTCTTCTTCTGCAAGCTGCTGCCGACCTCGATCGGCGGTGACGTGATGCGGATTGCCTACACCGCGCCGAAGGACCGTGCCGCCGAAGCGTTCTCGGCCACGCTGCTTGACCGGCTTATCGGGTTCACCAGCCTGATGTTCCTGGCAGTGGTCGTCGCCATCGGCCTGTTTGCCACGAGCGCCCAGTCGCGGGCGCTGGAGCTCACCGTGCTCGGCGTCCCGTTCCGCGGCCCCGGCATCCTGGTGCTCTTGTGCGCCGGGCTCGCGCTCCTGATGCTCGTCACGCTCACGTTCTTCAGCGACCGGGGACACCGGCTGGCCAACCGTCTGTTCGGCCGCATCCGGCTGCTCAGGCTCGGGGAGCGGCTCGACCGCGCCTACGATGCCGTCAAGCAGTACCGGCATCACCGCTCGGCGCTGGCGTTCAGCTTCATTGCCGGCATCGGCGTCCAGGCAGCGCTCGCGCTCGCGTGGTCCAGCGTTGCTCGTGCCATCGGCGGCACGGTGCCGCTGGTTTACTATTTTGTCTTCATTCCGCTCTTGAATATCGTCGTCAACATCCCGACCATCGGCGGGCTGGGCGTGCGCGAGTGGGCGTTTGTGCTCTTCTTCACGCCGACCTGGCTCACTGGGCACCTGGCCCAGGAACCGGCGCTCGCCACCGCCTTGTTGTTCCTGGCGCTGGACCTGGTGTTTGCCCTGGCCGGGGGAGTGCTATTTGCCGTCACCGGACGGAAGGCCGTGAAAGGGGCCCCGGCATGA